A genomic stretch from Lathyrus oleraceus cultivar Zhongwan6 chromosome 2, CAAS_Psat_ZW6_1.0, whole genome shotgun sequence includes:
- the LOC127119503 gene encoding uncharacterized protein LOC127119503, translated as MIQVLNPFELLQFKTSSFFGTIPKPFISFQAQSRSLTMKPLVIKARANARKESAKIRNRKIQKKFNGTATHPRLSVFCSDKQLYAMLVDDQNKKCLFYGSTLQKSFRENPPCSTAEAAQRVGEALVKACVDLNINEISFYDRNGFGRGERLNAFEIAISNYGFLPR; from the exons ATGATTCAAGTTCTGAATCCCTTTGAATTACTTCAATTCAAGACTTCTTCTTTCTTCGGAACCATTCCAAAACCCTTCATTTCCTTCCAAGCACAAAGCAGAA GTTTAACTATGAAACCTTTAGTCATCAAAGCTAGGGCAAATGCTAGAAAAGAAAGTGCTAAAATTCGAAACAGAAAGATACAGAAAAAG TTTAATGGAACAGCAACACATCCAAGGCTTTCGGTATTTTGCTCTGATAAACAATTGTATGCAATGCTTGTAGATGATCAAAATAAGAAGTGTTTATTCTACGGAAGTACGCTGCAGAAATCGTTCCGAGAAAATCCTCCGTGTAGCACCGCT GAAGCTGCTCAACGTGTTGGGGAGGCTCTTGTCAAAGCCTGTGTTGATCTCAACATAAATGAAATATCATTCTACGATCGCAATGGATTCGGTCGTGGAGAAAGGCTAAATGCCTTTGAGATTGCCATTTCCAATTATGGATTCTTGCCTAGATAG
- the LOC127119504 gene encoding beta-1,3-galactosyltransferase GALT1, with product MVHHPRVKEWSEGTYPPWAHGPGFVVSHDIARTIYKKYRENHLKMFKLENNAMGIWIAEMKKDGPEVQYENEDRVYRVQ from the exons ATGGTACATCATCCCAGAG TAAAGGAATGGAGTGAAGGAACTTATCCTCCATGGGCACATGGTCCTGGTTTTGTGGTCTCACATGACATTGCAAGGACAATCTACAAGAAATACAGAGAGAATCATTTGAAG ATGTTTAAATTAGAAAACAATGCAATGGGAATCTGGATAGCAGAAATGAAGAAGGATGGTCCAGAAGTTCAATACGAGAATGAGGACAGAGTTTATAGAGTTCAATAA